A stretch of the Teredinibacter haidensis genome encodes the following:
- a CDS encoding IS3 family transposase, giving the protein MESFYARLKIELIYAKNYQSIEETRSGIFGYIEIFYNRKIRRSASDGLSSVEFEGTAAMAA; this is encoded by the coding sequence ATGGAGTCATTCTATGCCCGACTTAAAATTGAATTGATATATGCCAAAAATTATCAGTCGATCGAAGAGACACGATCCGGTATATTTGGCTACATTGAAATATTTTACAACCGCAAAATAAGACGCTCTGCAAGCGACGGGCTTAGTTCCGTTGAGTTTGAGGGAACCGCAGCGATGGCTGCATAA
- a CDS encoding DDE-type integrase/transposase/recombinase has translation MIGWTLDTQMTEELITRAKQMAIDARGVAPGLIVQSYRGTQYRSNSYVSFLEKHGIRRSMSRKGNCWKMR, from the coding sequence ATTATCGGTTGGACCTTGGATACTCAAATGACAGAGGAGCTGATAACGCGAGCCAAGCAAATGGCTATTGACGCAAGAGGCGTAGCGCCGGGTTTAATCGTGCAGTCATATCGTGGCACTCAATACCGTTCAAATAGCTATGTGAGCTTCCTTGAGAAGCACGGCATCCGGCGGAGCATGAGTCGAAAAGGAAACTGCTGGAAAATGCGGTGA
- a CDS encoding IS3 family transposase — protein MKYAIILEHVGQYSISLMREVLGVHRSGFCKWRDAPKSQRQTRREGVESFVKDTFAEFQAMYGAPRITKELNALGHRCSLNFVAKIMRENRRIARNGKAFNYGGHALTMHNVSDNLL, from the coding sequence ATGAAGTACGCAATTATTTTAGAGCACGTTGGGCAATACAGCATCAGCTTGATGCGTGAGGTGCTTGGCGTACATCGTTCAGGCTTTTGCAAATGGCGTGACGCGCCTAAAAGCCAGAGGCAAACTCGGCGCGAAGGTGTCGAAAGCTTTGTTAAGGATACGTTTGCTGAGTTTCAAGCGATGTACGGCGCACCGAGAATTACGAAAGAGCTGAATGCGCTTGGCCACAGATGCTCACTCAACTTTGTCGCAAAAATCATGCGGGAAAACAGGAGAATTGCGCGAAACGGGAAAGCATTTAACTATGGCGGGCATGCGCTAACGATGCACAACGTTTCTGACAACCTCCTATGA
- a CDS encoding IS1595 family transposase: MAQNTVQFQKGMSLPEFMGLYGTEEQCFEALFNWRWPNGFFCPECGCTESCRLSTRKLQQCNKCHHQTSITAGTIFQATKLPLRMWFLGMYFITQDKKGVSALELMRRLGIGYKSAWRMKQKLMQVMLERDNDKPLSGFIELDDAYLGGERRGGKVGRGSENKTPFVAAVQTTKQGQPEAIKLQIVDGFRSRTISKWASKAIKAGSTIVSDGLQCFNAVTEAGCEHDKIVCGGGKASVEEIEFYWVNTVLGNLKSALRSTYHSISPKHAQRYLAEFQYRFNRRYNLSALMPRLAYVSLRTPPITENILRL, translated from the coding sequence ATGGCGCAAAATACAGTTCAATTTCAGAAAGGTATGAGTTTACCGGAATTCATGGGGCTTTATGGTACGGAAGAGCAATGTTTTGAGGCTTTATTTAACTGGCGCTGGCCAAACGGATTTTTTTGTCCAGAGTGTGGCTGTACTGAAAGCTGCCGCTTAAGTACAAGAAAACTTCAGCAATGCAATAAGTGCCATCATCAAACGTCAATAACCGCCGGTACGATATTTCAAGCCACAAAGCTTCCTTTACGAATGTGGTTTTTGGGTATGTATTTTATTACTCAAGACAAAAAGGGTGTTTCGGCGCTTGAACTCATGAGGCGACTGGGTATTGGCTATAAATCAGCGTGGCGAATGAAGCAGAAGCTTATGCAGGTAATGCTGGAAAGGGACAACGACAAGCCGCTATCGGGGTTTATTGAGCTCGATGACGCGTACCTTGGCGGAGAACGTCGTGGAGGTAAGGTTGGGCGTGGATCTGAAAATAAAACGCCGTTTGTCGCGGCAGTACAGACCACAAAGCAGGGGCAGCCAGAGGCTATAAAGCTTCAGATTGTTGATGGTTTTCGAAGTAGGACTATTTCCAAGTGGGCAAGCAAAGCAATAAAAGCCGGTAGCACAATCGTTTCTGACGGCTTGCAATGCTTTAACGCTGTAACCGAAGCTGGTTGTGAGCACGACAAAATTGTTTGCGGTGGAGGAAAAGCGTCTGTTGAAGAAATCGAGTTTTATTGGGTGAACACAGTGCTTGGGAACCTGAAAAGTGCATTGCGCAGCACTTATCATTCGATCAGTCCAAAGCACGCACAACGTTACCTGGCAGAATTTCAGTATCGTTTTAACCGCAGATACAATTTGTCTGCCCTAATGCCACGATTGGCCTACGTTTCATTACGAACCCCGCCGATAACAGAAAATATTTTACGATTATAG
- a CDS encoding phosphopantetheine-binding protein: protein MKQIDEIIELLHATILRMSPYSLETIDQAGKVFKESYLVDLGINSIDYAEIVTTMMENLKIGVPLNNFCSVNRVDDIAELIFVIQKKACEVCEEA, encoded by the coding sequence ATGAAACAGATAGATGAAATAATTGAGCTACTTCACGCTACTATTCTACGGATGTCGCCTTATTCTTTAGAGACTATTGATCAAGCAGGAAAAGTTTTTAAAGAAAGTTACCTCGTAGACCTAGGCATTAACTCGATTGACTATGCAGAGATTGTGACAACTATGATGGAAAACCTGAAAATCGGGGTGCCATTGAATAATTTTTGCAGTGTTAACAGGGTAGATGATATTGCTGAGTTAATTTTTGTTATTCAGAAAAAGGCATGCGAAGTATGCGAAGAGGCGTAA
- a CDS encoding DUF1302 family protein, protein MRNSLILIVFSLLLVSLDTAAQPEDTLTTQDDSEASTEEFVEQPFDMEGSFFIDDDSTEIDEGDDITNSFTSLRQHPLLSSAYFTLRYELAYGIDEPNALVINRPSLRMQWEQSKGNFFVRFDGKTDKDFVYNSNDYPDEVRERYNHQSEVREFYIQASKGPFSAKLGRQLVVWGKADGGIVTDIMSPRDLTELVFTSVEDARIGQDMFVADAYYQNMATQAQHRWSLIVTPYIKVNDLALPGHPYAPADSFPPSTPPNPPSIIDDRPGTSWDSPEVGARWSITVGKLDWSMMVADVHDNNPVFTMENPSSNQETLYAKYPRYQMLGLGFNRAQGGVVWKGEVAFKHNKQFNLVNPLNTERYEILDSVFGFEYNANGLYSLSLELSNQHVMDWNTKLLNTRRHETVAYLIWNKPWRNETLTTQYTASAQLQDNESFHRFEVQYDITDQWSAEFQVDYFDSRLQDSLFGQLQDKHRVSVQIDFNF, encoded by the coding sequence ATGAGAAACTCGCTTATACTGATCGTGTTTAGCTTGCTGCTGGTGTCTCTTGACACCGCAGCACAGCCCGAAGACACACTGACCACTCAAGATGATTCAGAAGCATCCACGGAAGAGTTTGTAGAACAACCGTTTGATATGGAGGGGTCATTTTTTATCGATGATGATTCCACCGAGATTGACGAGGGTGATGATATAACCAACAGTTTCACTTCGTTAAGGCAACACCCACTTTTGTCATCCGCATATTTTACCCTGCGCTACGAACTGGCTTATGGTATCGACGAGCCGAATGCACTTGTAATCAATCGCCCATCTCTACGAATGCAATGGGAGCAAAGCAAAGGCAATTTTTTTGTGCGCTTCGACGGCAAAACCGACAAAGATTTCGTTTATAACAGCAACGATTACCCAGACGAGGTTAGAGAAAGATACAACCACCAAAGCGAAGTGCGAGAATTCTACATTCAAGCCAGTAAAGGGCCATTTAGCGCTAAACTGGGCCGCCAGCTTGTTGTATGGGGAAAAGCCGACGGCGGAATAGTGACTGATATTATGAGCCCACGAGACTTGACCGAGCTGGTGTTTACCTCTGTGGAGGATGCTAGAATTGGCCAGGATATGTTTGTGGCTGATGCTTATTACCAGAATATGGCTACACAAGCACAGCATAGATGGTCGCTGATCGTAACACCTTATATCAAGGTGAATGACCTGGCATTGCCGGGTCACCCCTATGCTCCAGCAGATTCATTTCCTCCATCAACACCACCAAATCCGCCAAGCATTATAGACGACCGTCCAGGAACATCATGGGATAGCCCCGAAGTTGGAGCGCGGTGGAGCATTACGGTTGGCAAGTTGGACTGGTCAATGATGGTAGCTGACGTACATGATAACAATCCGGTGTTTACCATGGAAAATCCATCTTCAAACCAGGAGACACTTTATGCAAAGTATCCTCGCTATCAAATGCTTGGACTTGGTTTCAACCGTGCGCAGGGGGGGGTCGTCTGGAAAGGGGAAGTTGCTTTTAAACATAACAAACAGTTTAATCTGGTAAACCCACTAAACACCGAGCGCTACGAGATCCTCGATAGCGTATTTGGTTTTGAGTACAACGCTAACGGGCTTTATAGCTTAAGTCTTGAGCTAAGCAACCAACATGTGATGGATTGGAATACCAAACTTCTTAACACTCGCAGACATGAGACTGTTGCATATCTAATCTGGAACAAACCCTGGAGAAATGAAACACTCACGACTCAATATACAGCCAGCGCGCAACTTCAAGACAACGAATCTTTTCATCGTTTTGAAGTGCAATACGATATCACTGATCAATGGTCCGCTGAATTTCAGGTGGACTATTTCGATAGCAGACTTCAGGATTCTTTGTTTGGACAGTTGCAGGATAAGCACAGAGTGTCAGTCCAAATTGATTTTAACTTTTGA
- a CDS encoding outer membrane lipoprotein-sorting protein → MYDRDDGISQISLQKLSSCRYAMKNNRKRCIEKPRSNVIESVRKDYGEKQKDVKTVSIVKSPAAERGVGFLQYDYENPDKDADQWMYLSALGKVKRIVSGNDNEPKQGSFFGSEFSYEDLEQRYLEDYSYEVLKSVTYKDRPCWVLEITPTEEHARKSNYQKSINWIDKERHIALKTILYDRQGKKVKQLISHDIRKIDGVWVPMILNMDNVQTNRMTTLKIEKTALNISVQDDFLNLRTLTDVAFREQRLNTFRTFIE, encoded by the coding sequence ATGTACGACCGAGACGATGGCATCAGTCAGATTTCGTTACAAAAGCTCAGCAGCTGTCGATACGCAATGAAAAACAACAGAAAACGCTGCATTGAAAAACCACGCAGTAACGTCATTGAATCAGTTCGTAAAGATTACGGTGAGAAGCAAAAAGATGTTAAAACCGTGTCTATCGTGAAGAGTCCCGCCGCCGAACGTGGCGTCGGCTTTCTCCAGTATGATTACGAGAATCCTGACAAAGACGCGGACCAATGGATGTACCTTTCTGCATTAGGTAAAGTAAAGCGTATTGTATCTGGCAATGACAACGAACCTAAGCAAGGCAGTTTCTTCGGATCTGAATTCAGCTACGAAGACCTCGAGCAACGCTACCTGGAAGATTACTCTTACGAAGTACTCAAAAGTGTTACGTATAAAGATCGACCATGCTGGGTTCTCGAGATTACGCCTACAGAGGAGCACGCACGGAAAAGCAATTACCAGAAGTCTATCAATTGGATAGATAAAGAACGTCATATAGCGCTTAAAACTATTTTATATGATCGCCAAGGTAAAAAAGTTAAGCAGCTCATATCTCACGATATTAGAAAGATTGATGGCGTCTGGGTTCCTATGATCCTAAATATGGACAACGTTCAAACCAACCGAATGACGACTTTAAAAATCGAGAAGACCGCTTTAAACATCAGCGTTCAAGACGACTTTTTAAATCTTCGCACCTTGACTGATGTTGCTTTTCGCGAGCAGCGACTTAATACATTCCGTACCTTTATCGAATAA
- a CDS encoding efflux RND transporter permease subunit gives MEKILLQTNIFFEHLPDTVRRYRLFIWLSFFVIIAVILAGLPKVNIDLTMEAYFKKNDPAKLAYDKFRAEFGSDEVLFLTFQARDGDIFSDQSLKALQSLHTELSEYHLSAQEDSQSGLDHITDVTSLINVSYMEASEGVLLSRPFIGDQLPKNDKVREELRKKALNHPDFKGVYLSEDSRFGALVIETDLAAQLDQTDSESKTDDLSAEQEWDEETVVDVEAAWDENMFTGDEEIPKFRQADVTEYSAFINAIKEVTGKAEYADHLEFHPTGVSATTAFLNDEILPQMGIVITGLIVLIMILLWVLFHSFSAVVWSMCIVIFSFMSTLGLVGWSGAVMTIMINIIVFLIIAVGIANAIHILSGYLYFREAGEDHRAALRSVLKKSGLACFLTSLTTAIGLFSLALTPIVPIKNFGIFAAIGVLVAFLLTVVMLPLMLDMWAPVSKKKKIEENSKPHKLQRLLRQVEHVGYTYPKSVVATFSVLSIVLLFGIPLIKVDSNIIEILPHESSVRKDVAVVDDSMAGTVVMDILFDAGKSDAFKDPRLLNRMESLQQFMESEYGELVGDTGSLVNVSKDAFKALNEDKQEFYRIPQDPRVLSQTLFMFNNANPEDRRKLVSDDYSNARMTITLKSAGSYIYVPMIDDINNKIDSLFKDVKSDYPELTIQVTGGMSLMTRVVDYISWSQIESFGVALAVISVLLLLVFGSARIGLIAVIPNLMPIICAFGLMGYLNMPLNTDTLLVAPILIGIAVDDTIHYLSHFRVCVLQTENIKEAIQQTIREVGQAITFTSVVLAVGFFVFIFSSQLSMANFGILSAISILMALVTDLLLLPALCVLFKADFKRIASAEKNSQVTTAQ, from the coding sequence ATGGAAAAAATTTTACTGCAGACCAATATTTTCTTCGAACATCTCCCTGACACAGTACGCCGCTATCGGCTCTTCATCTGGTTAAGTTTTTTTGTGATCATTGCGGTAATTCTTGCCGGTCTTCCAAAGGTTAATATTGACTTAACCATGGAAGCATATTTTAAAAAAAATGATCCCGCTAAATTAGCTTACGATAAATTCCGTGCTGAGTTTGGCAGTGATGAAGTATTATTTCTTACGTTTCAAGCACGAGATGGCGATATATTCTCGGATCAATCCTTAAAAGCTCTCCAATCGCTGCACACCGAATTAAGCGAATATCATTTAAGCGCCCAAGAAGACTCTCAATCCGGATTGGATCACATTACGGATGTCACAAGCCTCATTAATGTTTCGTATATGGAAGCTAGCGAAGGTGTGTTGCTATCAAGGCCTTTTATCGGAGACCAACTTCCAAAAAATGATAAAGTTCGTGAAGAGTTAAGAAAGAAAGCATTAAATCACCCAGACTTTAAAGGGGTTTACCTTTCTGAAGATTCACGCTTCGGTGCGTTAGTGATCGAAACAGATCTCGCAGCTCAACTTGATCAAACGGACAGCGAAAGTAAGACTGATGATCTGAGTGCTGAGCAGGAGTGGGACGAAGAGACCGTAGTGGATGTGGAAGCAGCATGGGATGAAAACATGTTCACTGGCGACGAAGAAATTCCGAAGTTCCGTCAGGCGGATGTCACCGAATACTCTGCGTTTATCAATGCCATTAAAGAAGTCACTGGTAAAGCGGAATATGCAGATCATCTTGAGTTCCATCCAACGGGTGTTTCTGCCACTACAGCATTTTTGAATGACGAAATACTGCCGCAAATGGGTATCGTCATAACTGGCTTAATCGTCCTCATTATGATTCTTTTGTGGGTATTATTTCATTCCTTTAGCGCAGTAGTCTGGTCCATGTGCATTGTTATTTTTTCGTTCATGTCAACACTTGGATTGGTAGGTTGGTCGGGTGCTGTTATGACGATCATGATCAATATTATTGTGTTCCTGATCATTGCGGTGGGTATTGCCAATGCAATCCACATTCTATCTGGCTATCTGTATTTTAGAGAAGCCGGGGAAGACCACCGAGCTGCATTGCGGTCGGTTCTTAAAAAATCTGGACTGGCTTGTTTTCTAACGAGTTTGACCACCGCTATAGGCTTGTTCTCGTTAGCCTTAACGCCCATCGTGCCCATTAAGAATTTCGGTATCTTTGCTGCCATTGGGGTTCTCGTAGCTTTCTTACTAACCGTTGTAATGTTACCGCTAATGCTGGATATGTGGGCGCCTGTCAGCAAGAAAAAGAAGATCGAAGAGAACAGCAAACCGCATAAACTTCAGCGCTTGTTAAGACAGGTTGAGCATGTTGGTTACACCTACCCTAAAAGCGTTGTAGCGACGTTCTCCGTGTTGAGTATCGTGCTTTTATTTGGCATTCCGCTCATCAAAGTCGATTCAAATATTATTGAGATTCTGCCTCACGAGAGTTCGGTTCGCAAAGACGTCGCTGTTGTCGACGATAGTATGGCAGGCACGGTAGTCATGGACATACTGTTTGACGCAGGTAAATCAGACGCGTTTAAAGATCCTCGCTTACTCAATCGCATGGAGTCGCTACAACAATTTATGGAGTCTGAATACGGCGAGTTGGTCGGCGATACTGGATCACTGGTAAACGTCAGTAAAGACGCTTTTAAAGCACTAAACGAAGATAAACAGGAATTCTATCGCATACCACAGGATCCGCGTGTACTGTCACAAACATTGTTTATGTTTAACAACGCAAATCCGGAAGATCGTCGTAAGCTTGTCTCTGATGACTATAGCAACGCAAGAATGACCATTACCCTGAAGTCTGCGGGTTCCTATATTTATGTACCAATGATCGACGATATTAACAATAAAATCGATTCGCTCTTTAAAGACGTAAAATCGGATTACCCAGAACTGACAATACAAGTCACCGGTGGTATGTCACTCATGACAAGAGTTGTCGATTACATCAGCTGGTCTCAAATTGAAAGCTTTGGCGTTGCATTGGCGGTAATATCCGTACTGTTGCTGCTCGTTTTCGGCTCCGCACGCATTGGCTTAATTGCCGTGATTCCAAACTTAATGCCAATTATCTGCGCATTTGGACTCATGGGCTATCTGAATATGCCATTGAATACAGATACGTTGCTGGTTGCTCCCATTCTCATTGGTATCGCAGTGGATGATACCATCCATTATTTGTCACACTTCCGTGTCTGCGTGCTACAAACTGAAAACATTAAAGAAGCCATTCAACAAACAATACGTGAAGTAGGGCAGGCAATAACTTTCACCTCAGTGGTATTGGCCGTTGGGTTTTTCGTATTCATTTTCTCGTCACAACTATCAATGGCCAACTTTGGCATCCTCAGCGCCATATCAATATTGATGGCATTAGTGACCGATCTATTGTTATTGCCAGCGTTGTGCGTGCTATTTAAAGCTGATTTTAAGCGTATTGCTTCAGCTGAAAAAAACTCACAAGTGACAACTGCACAATAA